A region from the Phaenicophaeus curvirostris isolate KB17595 chromosome 3, BPBGC_Pcur_1.0, whole genome shotgun sequence genome encodes:
- the ADCYAP1 gene encoding pituitary adenylate cyclase-activating polypeptide isoform X2, whose translation MCSKAILALLVYGIIMHCSVYCSPAAGLQYPALRLEDEIYDEDGNTLQDFAYDHEPLGIANPSSVIGEMYTLYYPPEKRHADGIFNKAYRKLLGQLSARKYLHSLMAKRVGGASGGLGDETEPLTKRHIDGIFTDSYSRYRKQMAVKKYLAAVLGKREGCPAPRGL comes from the exons ATGTGTAGCAAAGCGATCCTAGCACTCCTGGTCTATGGCATAATAATGCACTGCAGCGTCTACTGCTCACCTGCGGCCGGACTTCAGTACCCGGCGCTCAG GCTGGAGGATGAAATCTACGACGAGGACGGGAACACCCTGCAGGACTTCGCCTACGACCACGAGCCCCTCGGTATAGCGAATCCGTCCTCTGTGATCGGCGAGATGTACACCTTGTATTACCCACCGGAGAAGAG GCACGCCGATGGGATCTTCAACAAAGCCTACAGGAAACTCCTGGGCCAGTTATCCGCCAGGAAAtatctgcactccctgatggcCAAGCGGGTCGG CGGTGCCAGCGGCGGCCTGGGAGACGAGACGGAACCGCTGACCAAGCGGCACATAGACGGCATCTTCACGGACAGCTACAGCCGCTACCGGAAACAAATGGCTGTCAAGAAATACCTAGCAGCCGTCCTGGGGAAAAG GGAAGGATGCCCTGCTCCCAGGGGATTATGA
- the ADCYAP1 gene encoding pituitary adenylate cyclase-activating polypeptide isoform X1, giving the protein MCSKAILALLVYGIIMHCSVYCSPAAGLQYPALRLEDEIYDEDGNTLQDFAYDHEPLGIANPSSVIGEMYTLYYPPEKRHADGIFNKAYRKLLGQLSARKYLHSLMAKRVGGASGGLGDETEPLTKRHIDGIFTDSYSRYRKQMAVKKYLAAVLGKRYKQRVKNKGRRVAYL; this is encoded by the exons ATGTGTAGCAAAGCGATCCTAGCACTCCTGGTCTATGGCATAATAATGCACTGCAGCGTCTACTGCTCACCTGCGGCCGGACTTCAGTACCCGGCGCTCAG GCTGGAGGATGAAATCTACGACGAGGACGGGAACACCCTGCAGGACTTCGCCTACGACCACGAGCCCCTCGGTATAGCGAATCCGTCCTCTGTGATCGGCGAGATGTACACCTTGTATTACCCACCGGAGAAGAG GCACGCCGATGGGATCTTCAACAAAGCCTACAGGAAACTCCTGGGCCAGTTATCCGCCAGGAAAtatctgcactccctgatggcCAAGCGGGTCGG CGGTGCCAGCGGCGGCCTGGGAGACGAGACGGAACCGCTGACCAAGCGGCACATAGACGGCATCTTCACGGACAGCTACAGCCGCTACCGGAAACAAATGGCTGTCAAGAAATACCTAGCAGCCGTCCTGGGGAAAAGGTATAAACAAAGAGTTAAAAACAAAGGACGCCGAGTAGCGTATTTGTAG